From the Vulpes lagopus strain Blue_001 chromosome 15, ASM1834538v1, whole genome shotgun sequence genome, one window contains:
- the LOC121476505 gene encoding olfactory receptor 56A1-like, with the protein MVLFLNNTGTQVTEFLMICFPGLQDTQHWLSVVLAPLLVLALGANFVLLLTIQQETSLHEPMYYLLAILSMLDIILCLTVIPKVLLIFWFNMKTISFAGCFLQMFIMNTFLPMESSTFLVMAYDRYVAICYPLRYPSIITEKFVSYAAVFIVFRNLLATLPTPVLAARLNYCASNVVENCICANISVAKLSCGNIHLNKLYQFVSVWCLLGSDLVLILLSYCFILRAVMRLQSGGAATKALSTCGSHLILILFFYTLLLVFIFTNKARKKVPLEVPILLNVLHHLIPPALNPIVYGVRTQEIKQGIIKLLKYQF; encoded by the exons ATGGTACTATTTCTCAACAACACAGGCACCCAAGTGACTGAATTCCTGATGATCTGCTTCCCAGGATTGCAGGACACACAGCATTGGCTCTCTGTAGTCCTGGCTCCCCTTCTGGTTTTGGCCCTTGGGGCTAACTTTGTGTTGTTACTCACCATCCAGCAGGAGACATCTCTGCATGAACCCATGTACTACCTGCTTGCCATCCTTTCCATGCTGGACATCATCCTTTGCCTCACTGTCATTCCTAAG GTCCTGCTCATCTTCTGGTTCAACATGAAGACCATCAGCTTTGCAGGCTGCTTTCTGCAGATGTTCATCATGAATACATTCCTTCCCATGGAGTCCTCCACCTTCCTGgtcatggcctatgaccgctatgtggccattTGTTATCCTCTCCGCTACCCATCCATCATCACTGAAAAGTTTGTCTCTTATGCAGCTGTCTTCATTGTCTTCCGCAATTTGCTGGCCACACTACCCACACCAGTTCTGGCTGCCAGGCTCAACTACTGTGCCAGCAATGTGGTGGAAAACTGTATCTGTGCCAACATTTCTGTAGCAAAGCTCTCCTGTGGGAATATCCACCTAAACAAGCTCTACCAGTTTGTGAGTGTTTGGTGTCTACTGGGTTCTGACCTGGTGCTCATCTTGCTATCCTACTGCTTCATCTTGAGGGCTGTTATGCGTCTGCAGTCAGGAGGTGCAGCCACCAAAGCCCTGAGTACTTGTGGTTCCCATCTCATTCTTATACTTTTCTTCTATACATTGCTACTAGTCTTCATCTTTACAAACAAGGCAAGAAAGAAGGTGCCCTTAGAGGTACCCATTCTTCTTAATGTTTTACACCACCTCATTCCACCAGCTCTGAATCCCATTGTTTATGGAGTACGAACCCAGGAAATCAAACAAGGGATTATCAAGCTACTCAAGTACCAGTTCTGA
- the LOC121476535 gene encoding olfactory receptor 56A4-like produces the protein MIRTLYMAPPSNYSTAPVSEFLLICFPNYQSWQHWLSLPLSLLFLLAMGANATLLITIRLEASLHEPMYYLLSLLSLLDIVLCLTVIPKVLAIFWFDLRSISFSACFLQMFIMNSFLPMESCTFMVMAYDRYVAICHPLRYSSIITDQFVVGAAIFVVARNGLLTMPIPILSSRLRYCAENIIKNCICTNLSVSKLSCDDITFNQLYQFVAGWTLLGSDLILIILSYSFILKAVLRIKAEGAMAKALGTCGSHFILILFFSTVLLVLVITNLARKRIPPDVPILLNILHHLIPPALNPIVYGVRTKDIKQGIQKLLRRL, from the coding sequence ATGATCAGAACACTTTACATGGCACCACCCAGCAACTACTCCACTGCTCCAGTTTCTGAATTCCTCCTCATCTGCTTCCCTAACTACCAGAGTTGGCAGCACTGGCTGTCCCTGCCCctcagcctcctcttcctcctggccaTGGGGGCCAACGCCACCCTCTTGATCACTATCCGGCTGGAGGCCTCTCTGCACGAGCCCATGTACTACCTACtcagcctcctctccctgctggaCATCGTGCTCTGCCTCACTGTCATCCCCAAGGTCCTGGCCATCTTCTGGTTTGATCTGAGGTCCATCAGCTTCTCTGCCTGCTTCCTCCAGATGTTCATCATGAACAGTTTCCTCCCCATGGAGTCCTGCACGTTCATGgtcatggcctatgaccgctatgtggccatctgccacCCATTACGATACTCATCTATCATTACTGACCAATTTGTAGTTGGGGCTGCCATCTTTGTTGTGGCCCGGAATGGCCTTCTTACTATGCCTATCCCCATACTTTCTTCCCGGCTCAGATACTGTGCAGAGAACATCATCAAGAACTGTATCTGTACTAACTTGTCTGTATCCAAACTTTCCTGTGATGACATCACCTTCAATCAACTCTACCAGTTTGTGGCAGGCTGGACCCTACTGGGCTCTGACCTCATCCTAATTATTCTGTCCTACTCCTTCATCCTGAAAGCTGTGCTAAGAATCAAGGCTGAGGGTGCTATGGCCAAAGCTCTAGGCACCTGTGGTTCTCACTTCATCCTCATCCTCTTCTTTAGCACAGTCCTGTTGGTTCTGGTCATCACTAACCTGGCCAGGAAGAGAATTCCCCCAGATGTCCCCATCTTGCTCAACATCCTGCACCACCTCATCCCCCCAGCTCTGAACCCCATTGTTTATGGTGTGAGAACCAAGGATATCAAGCAAGGAATCCAGAAGCTACTTAGAAGATTGTAA
- the LOC121476580 gene encoding olfactory receptor 56A4-like codes for MDSPSNYSTAPVSEFLLICFPNYQSWQHWLSLPLSLLFLLAMGANATLLITIRLEASLHEPMYYLLSFLSLLDIVLCLTVIPKVLAIFWFDLRSISFSACFLQMFIMNCFLAMESCTFMVMAYDRYVAICHPLKYPSIITDQFVVRAAIFIVVRNGFFFLPVPVLSSRLRYCAENIIKNCICTNLSVSKLSCDDITFNRLYQFVAGWTLLGSDLILIILSYSFILKAVLRIKAEGATAKALSTCGSHFILILFFSTVLLVLVITNLARKRIPPDVPILLNILHHLIPPALNPIVYGVRTKEIKQGIQKLLRRL; via the coding sequence ATGGATTCACCCAGCAACTACTCCACCGCTCCAGTCTCCGAATTCCTCCTCATCTGCTTCCCTAACTACCAGAGTTGGCAGCACTGGctgtctctgcccctcagcctcctcttcctcctggccaTGGGGGCCAACGCCACCCTTTTGATCACTATCCGGCTGGAGGCCTCTCTGCACGAGCCCATGTACTACCTGCTCAGCTTCCTCTCCCTGCTGGACATCGTGCTCTGCCTCACTGTCATCCCCAAGGTCCTGGCCATCTTCTGGTTTGATCTGAGGTCCATCAGCTTCTCTGCCTGCTTCCTCCAGATGTTCATCATGAATTGCTTCCTTGCCATGGAGTCCTGCACATTCATGgtcatggcctatgaccgctatgtggccatctgccacCCACTGAAGTACCCATCCATCATCACTGACCAATTTGTGGTTAGAGCTGCCATATTTATTGTGGTCAGGaatggcttcttttttcttcctgttccagtacTTTCTTCCCGGCTCAGATACTGTGCAGAGAACATCATCAAGAACTGTATATGCACTAACCTGTCTGTGTCCAAACTCTCCTGTGATGACATCACCTTCAACCGGCTCTACCAGTTTGTGGCAGGCTGGACCCTATTGGGCTCTGACCTCATCCTAATTATTCTGTCCTACTCCTTCATCCTGAAAGCTGTGCTAAGAATCAAGGCTGAGGGTGCTACAGCCAAGGCCCTGAGCACGTGTGGTTCCCACTTCATCCTCATTCTCTTCTTCAGCACAGTCTTGTTGGTTCTGGTCATCACTAACCTGGCCAGGAAGAGAATTCCCCCAGATGTCCCCATCCTACTCAACATCTTGCACCACCTCATTCCCCCAGCTCTGAACCCCATTGTTTATGGTGTGAGAACCAAGGAGATCAAGCAAGGAATCCAGAAGCTGCTGAGAAGGTTGTAA